In Lolium rigidum isolate FL_2022 chromosome 7, APGP_CSIRO_Lrig_0.1, whole genome shotgun sequence, the DNA window AATAGGAAGCGCGCCTCGGCTCCCGCTACAAGGGAACGAAGGTGTTGGCGGTGGGTATGCTTCTCAGTGGCGCGGCGTGGCTGGAGCGTGCGAGCTCTAAGGCTAGAGGCAGCGACAACGCGAGGGTTCCGCACATAACCGAGTTGAACGTTTAGGCGCAGGTGAATCTCGAAGCGATGGGAAAACACCAAATTTCATTGGTGGAGCCGAGTATATCCGATATCGAGCTGTGATGGGGGTTTGCTTGAAAAAAAATCGCCAAATTGTCTTGCTGCATCTGCACGGGTCGTTTTTTGGCCCCGTACTGCAGGTGGTTATTGTCCGGATTTAGCTTGGATGGGGCATCTGCTAGAAATGCTCTAACATCCATGCAGGCACCTGCCCCCGGATCCTCAAAATCCATGCACTCTACCAAATGCGCCCTAGAATCATGAACATTGATGCAACTTTACCTATGAGGGGTATTTATTAGTTGTATTCATTCCAATTTCTTTGGATTACTATACCAACCCCAATTCTTGAATTCACAGATTCTAAAAAAAAATCGTCAATACAGAATGTAGTAGGGAGTACTTGCAGGTATTTCGTCGACAAGACGACTTATTCATAACGTGTTCAAGAGTTCGCCGGAGACTCTGCCCCGAAACAAACCGTCCTGTTCGTGTGCTACTTAACACTTATCCTATCCATCTTCCTTGTGCGACGCATATATTCCTATCTTACTATTTCCTCAGTTGACTTTACTTCAAAGTCTCGTATATAGCTCCATGCAGCAGATCCATCGAAGGCGCCGTCCTGATTACTGCCGACCTCGAAGTCCCGTCTCTGCTAATGGCCGCTCCAACTGGGGCCATTTTCCTGTTTGCCCTCTCTATCATTCTCCTCTTCCCCGGCCCAAGCGCCGCCACCGGCGAGAAGGCGACCGTATCGGTGAGGGCGGTGACGGCCATCTCCCACACAGACGACAACTTCATCTGCGCGACGCTCGACTGGTGGCCGAAGGACAAGTGCAACtatggcatgtgcccctggcatgACTCCTCTATCCTCAACCTGGTACGCATGTGGTTATGCCAACATTATTGTTCTGATGTTCATGTGTGCACGCACCTTCAGTCCTGCTGATCTTGCATGGTGATTACATATGCAGGACCTCTACAATCCTATTTTGTACAATGCAGTCAAAGGTATTAACACAAAAACATATAAATCATTTTGTTATGGAATCACTGATATGTTTGATCGACTTTTATGAAAATCCGATTGATGGAATTCCTTACTGCATGTCAGCCTTCAAATCGTTGCGGATTAGGCTTGGAGGGTCGATGCAGGACCAGGTGACGTACAAGGTGGGCAAGCACTACGACGACTGCCACAACTTCCGGCGAGAGGACGGCCGCCTCTTCGGCTTCACGGACGGCTGCCTCCCCATGAACCGCTGGGACGAGCTCAACATCTTCTTCCGCCGAACCAAGTAAGCGATCATATATACAGGCAACATGCATTTCAGCCTGCAAATCGTTTCATTTCATGGCTACAAGAAACTGAAGTTGACATGGCGTGCATGCATGTCAGCACGACGGTGACGTTCGGGCTGAACGCGCTGAGGGGCCGGCGCAAGGCCCCCGGCAACGGCAGCACCCTCCACGTCGGCGGCTGGGACGGCCGCAACGCGCGCGACCTGATGCGCTACACCGTGGGCAAGGGCTACCGCGTGGAGTCGTGGGAGCTGGGCAACGAGCTGTGCGCCGGCGGCGTGGAGGCCAAGGTGAAGGCGGCGCAGTACGGCAAGGACGTGCTCCGGCTCAGGAGGATCGTGGAGAGGGTGTACAACGGCACCGGCGGCCGCCTCCCCAAGGTCCTCGCGCCGGGTGGCTTCTACGACGGGCCCTGGTTCTCCGAGATGCTCCGCGTCTCCGGCCCCGGCGTCGTCGACGGCGTCACGCACCACATCTACAACCTCGGCTCCGGTACTGATTCTGAGTCGCCGCCACCCGTCATGCTAGTTTCCGTGGCGTTCTTGTTTGGTGCATGAACTGTAGGCGCGTGCATGCAGGGAAGGATAAGGACCTGATCAACAAGATGCAGGACCCGTTCTACCTGGACAAGGTGGCCCAGACGTTCAGCGACATGGAGGCCACGGTGCGGGAGTCCGGCCCGTGGAGCTCGCCGTGGGTGGGCGAGTCCGGCGGCGCGTACAACAGCGGCGGGAAGGACGTGTCCGACAGGTTCGCCGACAGCTTCTGGTACCTGGACCAGCTCGGCATGTCCTCCGTCTTCGGCACCAAGGTGTACTGCCGGCAGGCGCTCGTCGGCGGCAACTACTGCCTCCTCAACACCACCACGCTCGCCCCCAACCCGGACTACTACAGCGCGCTGCTCTGGGACCGCCTCATGGGCCCGGGGGTCCTCCAGACAACCACCACCGGCGGCGCCATCTCGCCCTACCTCCGCTCCTACGCGCACTGCTCCAAGCAGAAGCCCGGCGTCACGGTGCTCCTCATCAACCTCTCCAACTCCACGGCGTTCAACGTGACGGTGGCCGGCGACATGGACCTGCACCCGCCGCCACGGAAGCTGCTGGAGGCGGACGACGCTGGGGCGGTGTGCGGCGGACAGAGGGAGGAGTACCACATGAGGCCCGAGGGCGGCGACATCCAGAGCTCGGTGGTGCTGCTCAACGGGGAGCCGCTCGCGCTCGGCCCGTGCGGACAGATACCCGAGCTGCGTCCGGCCGTCGTCGCCGACGGGTGCGCGTCCCCGCTGCGCGTCGAGCCCCACTCCATCGCCTTCGTCAGGTTCACCGGCTTCAAGGCTCCCGCTTGCGCgtaatgcatgcatgcatgaatgTGAGCCTGAATTGGCAAGAGTTGCCATTTGTACTAGTTAGCATAGCACACACGTGAGAGGGTCACTCTGTTATTTAGAGTTAGTCGAGAGTAGCTATCCATATGCGGATATAACAGTCAATCTATGCATGTACTTTTGAGAAATAAGTGGCTGTTGGTCAGTTTGTTCTTCCTCGAGCATACTCCCTCCATATCGTTTGTTGTTGGGGAGTATGCATTTCGAGATAAAATTTTAATCTTCAATTTAGTCAGCAAACATGATCAACCAGGAGTAGCAAAAAGGTTGATGGAACTGTAAAAAATCCTGAGTTGTAATAGATATATTTTGCGACTTCAGTAGATTTCGTGGTCTCTCTTCAGAGACTGTAATAATCTGGGCTACAATTTGTGTGACATTTTTTTCATTTCTATGAAATGGAAGAGGGCAAAATGCCTTATTTCTGAAAAATAGTCAGCAGAATATGAGATACTAATATACTATATGGCATAAAAATTATACCGGTA includes these proteins:
- the LOC124672755 gene encoding heparanase-like protein 2 → MAAPTGAIFLFALSIILLFPGPSAATGEKATVSVRAVTAISHTDDNFICATLDWWPKDKCNYGMCPWHDSSILNLDLYNPILYNAVKAFKSLRIRLGGSMQDQVTYKVGKHYDDCHNFRREDGRLFGFTDGCLPMNRWDELNIFFRRTNTTVTFGLNALRGRRKAPGNGSTLHVGGWDGRNARDLMRYTVGKGYRVESWELGNELCAGGVEAKVKAAQYGKDVLRLRRIVERVYNGTGGRLPKVLAPGGFYDGPWFSEMLRVSGPGVVDGVTHHIYNLGSGKDKDLINKMQDPFYLDKVAQTFSDMEATVRESGPWSSPWVGESGGAYNSGGKDVSDRFADSFWYLDQLGMSSVFGTKVYCRQALVGGNYCLLNTTTLAPNPDYYSALLWDRLMGPGVLQTTTTGGAISPYLRSYAHCSKQKPGVTVLLINLSNSTAFNVTVAGDMDLHPPPRKLLEADDAGAVCGGQREEYHMRPEGGDIQSSVVLLNGEPLALGPCGQIPELRPAVVADGCASPLRVEPHSIAFVRFTGFKAPACA